The region GAAGCAGGCGGTCTCGGCGATCGCCTCGCCGGGGAAAAACCTGCTGACAAACAGGGTGACCAGGTCCTCGACGAGCATGAAGTGATAGCCGCCCTCGCTCGGAAGGGTGAAAAACCGGCCTGACGCTTTACCAAGGGGAATAACGGCCAGCCTGCGGCCGCGGGCGGTGGTTTTCCCCCCCCTTGCGCTAAAGGGGCCGTCGGGCGACGAAAACCGCACGGCGATGTACAGCATCCGGTTGGCGAGCAGCGGCGCATGCTCGGCGTCGGCGAGCGTCATGGGCGACAGCACCGGCGCCAGCTCGTTTTCGAAAACGTATTCGGCGTGCCTGCTCTGCTCCTTCGAGAGTTCATGCGCCGCTACACGCACGATCCCGGAGCCGGTGAGCTCCTTTTCGAGCCCGAAAAAACAGGCGTACCGGTCTGCCGCCATGGCCGTGGCGCGTTTGTAAATGGCGTCGAGCTGCTCCGACGGCCGCATGCCGGCGGGATCTTTTTTGCCGTCGTTTTTCTTTGAAAGCATCTGCAGCCCGCCCACCCGCACCATGAAGAATTCGTCGAGGTTTGAGCCGGTGATGGCAAGGAACTTGAGCCGCTCGAGCAGGGGAATGGACGCGTTCTGCGCGCACTCGAGCACGCGGTCGTTGAATTCGAGCCACGAAAGCTCGCGGTTGATGAACTCGGTTTTTTTCAGGTTGAGCATAATGAGATGATTTTGAATGAGGTGGGAATTGTGTTGCTTACCGACGCTCTCTTATCTGCAAAATGATACGTTCACGGCATTGCTGCGCGCAAAGCCGATCAAGGTCTTGAATTTCGTGTTGTCCTGCTCCATCGAATTTTCATAATTGCATTCAATCTGGTATTTCGCGGTTGCTGAAATTTTGTATTGATCGGAAAAATTTATTTCCTGAATCATTTCAAACGATCCGGTCCCCTTTAACAGCTCGAATTGAGGATCAAAAGGGCCCTCGGGCGCCCGTTTGTTGTCCGCCTCCTCGACCATTTTCCCGTTTTCATGCCGCAGAAGAACGCGGATGTTCCAGGTATTTATCCAATAATCGTTCTTTGATTTGTTCACCAGCCGGATCTTGACGGTGTTTTTCCCGTCAATAACCAGGCAACTGTCGACCGCAATGGAAATTGAGGCGTTCTTCTCGACATTCACCGGATTGCTTGCCATTCCCATGAATAAAATTGCGGCGCACAGGGAAATTAATTTGACCTTATTCATTGATATTTTCCTCTGCGGTTGTTTCCGAGCTGATCACGAGGATTTATCGGGCTTTTTCTCAACCGCCACGCTCATGCCGTACACGTCTTCGAACATGTCTCCCTTGTTCTGCAGCGCGAGCTGCTCTAAGGTGAGGTCGTCCGCGTTGGGCACCGCGATCACGAACCGGTCCTTTTCCCGGCGGCACTCGATTCCCGCGATGCGCTGGCTGTGCGAGCGGTCGAGCGCGTCCGCGACCCGCAGGATGGCGGCCAACTTGGCGACGGCGAGCCTTCCCTCTCTGTCAAGGTCCGCGTATTCCCTGTGCTCCGGCTTGGGCGCTGCGCGGCGATGGTACCGCGCGATGAGCGCCACGAGAAGGATGTCGCGCCGCGAAAGCCCGAACAGCTCGCTGTTCTGGATAAGGTACATCGAATGCTTGTGGTGGCTCCGCGCCGAAATGAACACGCCTGCGTCGTGCAGAATTCCCGCCACCGAAAGCAGCAGGCCGTACCACGGGCCGAGCAGGTGCTCCTCCTTGAGGCTTGCAAAGAGCGCGGCCGAAAGCGACACCACATGACGTGCATGCGACTCCTCGACGCCGTATTTCTTCGCCACTTCCCACGCGGACCGTATGATCTGCCGGGCGAAATCGTCGCCCGATGGTTCCGCTTTGGCCATTTCCAGAAGGATGCCGTGCCGCATGGAGATGTCGGACACGACGAGGCTTTTGAGTGAAAACGCGCGGCCCAGCATGCAGTAAAAAAGCAGCGCGGGCGAGAGCGTCTCGGCGTCAGGGAACGGAATTTTGTATTTGCGCACGCAGTCGTTTACCGACAGCGACAGCGTTTCCTCGGTGAACTTTTCGAGCGCGCCAAGCAAAACGCGGGTCGGGACGAGCGGATTGTAATCCGGTATCAGCCGGTTCGCGGCGATGCGCATGTCGCCGCCGAGCGCGATCATGGTTTTTATGGCTGCCGGCGGGACGCTGTGCAGGATCTGGGCGATGGCGCGCCGTATTTCGTTTTCCATGAGCGTGCGCTGCCGGGCCAAAGGCGCGTGGAATTTCTCGAGCACCTCGCGCAGCCTGAGCGCGCCGGGCCGGAACGAGTGCGTGGCGACGATGTTGCCTTTTGCCATCAGGAGCATCTCGATGCTGCCGCCGCCCATTTCGCATATGACAATCTGGCCGCGGGACAGCATCGGGTCCCTTTTCAGCAGCGATCGCGCGGAGAGGTAGGTGAGTCGCGCCACGTCCATGTCATCGAGCGTCTCGATGCGGAGGCCGGTCGCGATATACACGCGGTCGATGAACGCGTCCCGGTTCTGCGCCTCGCGCACCGCCGTGGTCGCCACGGCGCGGACCCGGTCTTCGCGCGTGATGCCGTATTCAAGAAGCACCCTTCGGAAATTCTTGAGGCAGTGCACGCACTCCTCGATGGTTCCCCTTTCGATGTACCCCTTGGTGAACGTGTCTTTTCCCAGGCTCACCGCCTGCTGCAGGAATTCCAGCGGCCGCGCCGCGCCGTCCGGCTCTACAATGGCGACGGTCATGCGTATCGAGGTGGTGCCGATGTCAATGACGGCGATGGAAAACACGGATTCCTGTACAGGAGGCTTTTCATGCATAAGTATGAAATATAGTAAAGGATACGCAAAGGAAAGTTGTTAAACGTTGCGCTAACGGAATCCAAATACTTCCGGAAAAGAGGGAATTACGCGGCCGGAAAGCAAGGGTTTCTACTGAAAACCCGTAAAATATTTGATATATTAAGGATAAAAACATCGCGCAAAATCATCCAAAAGAGCAATGAGGCATCAAGAATATATAATGGCGGTCCTGAATGATAGGGAATTACAGCCTGTTTTCCTTTGCAGGCCGTTTTTGCGGGAAATGTATTTTGTGATGGGCGTCACATCGAAACATAAAAACGAACAGTATTTTTCATTACAATTGAAGGAGCCGGGATAATACGCCATTTTTTACTTTAACGACACTTGCAGAACCTCAAAATAATCCTGGTTCGAGGTCTTAGTAAAAATGAATGCAATGATTCGTCGGAAAGTATTTTTTCAATACGCACAATCTATGAAATACCTTTGCCTTGCCGTCAACCGTCTCGCCGGACTCCTTGTCCTGCTTTTCGCGCTCGCTGCCGGCGCGGTTGCCCAGGATTTGCGAACGCCAGTTTCCTCATGCGACACTGCAAACATTACACTGTCCTCGCGCGATTCCGTCGCGCACGACAGCACGCTGGTGTTAATGGTCCGCGTTATGAACAAAAGCAGGCGTGTCGCGGAGGCTGCGGTGAGCCTCATCGACAGCGCAAGCGGCGACACCATCGAAAATTGGTATCCTCTTATTCCGCCTCAAAGCTCGGACTCAACCGAGATATTCTGGAACACCAAGGGAGCGAAGGTGGGGAATCACACCTTGAAGGCCGTTTACAGCCTGCCTCAAGACAGTGTTCCGGCAATCGAGGAACGAAAACTTCAGGTGCGGGTAAAGCCCTGAACAATTTTTCCTTTAAATGTTTTTGATCGCGGCCGCGATTTCTTTCATCGCCGCAATCCCGCCTTTTGCCTGCAGCAGGTTGCCGGTCACGATGATGTCGGCGCCGGCCCTGATTTTCTCCTTCGCGGTCCTCGCGTCGCGGATGCCGCCGCCGACGATCACCGGGATGTCGACCACGGAGCTCACCAGCGAAATCATCTCGTCGGGCACGGGATGGAGCGCGCCACTGCCCGCCTCAAGATAGATAAGCTTCATTCCCATGTATTGCGCGGCGAGCGCATGGGCCGCCGCGATGGCTGGCTTGTTGCGGGGAAGGGGACGGGTGTTGCTCATGAATTCGACGGAGGTCACGGTTCCCGATTCCACGAGCATGTATGCCGTTGAAATAGGTTCTATGCCGAGCTGTTTTATGGTCGGCGCCGCTTTCACGTGCTCGCTGATCAGGTTCACCGGGTTGCGGCCGGAAATGAGCGAAAGGTACAGCAGCGCGTCGGCGTGACCCGAAAGCTGGGTCGCGTCGCCGGGAAAAAGAATCACCGGGATTTTCACGCCCTTTTTGACAGATGCGACAAACGCGTCGAAGCGGTTGGTGTGCAGCAGGCTGCCGCCGACGAGCAGGGCGTCGGCGCCCGCCGTCTGGGCGGCCTTCGCAATGGCCGCGCCGTCTTTGGGGGAAAAGTCGTCGGGGTCGAGAAGAACCCAGTACGCGGGGGCCTTCGCGGACGCTTTTTTCCGGATCGCCTCGAACACCGTGTTTGATTTCATACGTGCTGTCCCGCCTTCTTCTCCAAGATTTCCCTCACCGCAGCCAGCGCCTCGCCAAGTTTCTCCGGGTTTTTACCGCCGGCCTGGGCCCGCGTCGGGCTCCCGCCGCCGCTGCCGCCGGCTATCTGGGCCGCGGCCTTGACAAGCTCGCCGCAGTGGACGCCGCAGTCCTTGACCGCTTTCTGGCCTGCGGTGGCGAAAAAGAGAACGCGGCCTTCAATGGAAGCACCGAGTATGACGGCGAGGCCACCGAGGTTGCGGCTTTTAATTGCGTCGGAAATGGCGTCGCAGAGGGAGGAAAAGGTTTCCTTGTCCGTCGCACCGAGGTCTTTCATGGTCCAGGAGCAGATTGCCTTTTTCGCCTGCGCCTCGGCGATGATTGCGTCCGCCCGGCCTTTCACCTGTCCTTGGGAAAGCCCCGCCATTTTCTGTTCAAGTTCCTTGATGCGCCCGCCGAGCCCTTCCACCCTGTTGACAAGCGCGTCTTCGTTCACCTTAAGCATGCGGCACAGTTCGGAGACGGTCGATTCCTTCAACGAAAGGTATTTCACGGAATTCATTCCCGTGATTGCCTCGATGCGGCGCACGCCGGCCGCGATACTCATTTCGGCCGTGATGTGGAACAGCCCTATGGTTCCGGTCGAAGAAACATGCGTGCCGCCGCACAATTCCTTGCTGACGCCGCCCATGCTCACCACGCGCACGGTTTCCCCGTATTTTTCGCCGAACAGCGCCATAGCGCCTTCCTTTTTCGCCTCGTCGGTTGATTTCACCGCCGTGGCCACGGGAAAATCGGCAAGCACCCACTCGTTCACCATGTCCTCCACCTTGCGGAGCTCGTCAGGAGTTAATGCTTTATGGTGGGTAAAGTCGAACCGCAAAGATTCCGGCGCTACCCGCGAGCCCGACTGTTGCACATGCGTGCCGAGCACCTTCCGCAGCGCGGCCTGTAGCAGGTGTGTGGCGCTGTGGTTGCGCCTCGTATGGCGTCTGTCGGTGGAAAGGATCTCGGCCCGCACCGGTTCTTTCAACTCATCCGCACCAAAGGACTCGCCAGAGGCCGCGATGTGCACGGTCATGTCGTTCCACTTGATGGTGTCTGAAACGCGGAGGACCGTGCCTCTGGCCGTGGTCAGCACGCCGGCGTCGCCCACCTGTCCGCCCGATTCGGCGTAAAACGGGGTTTTGTCGAGGATGAGAAGGCATTCGCGAATGCGCGGCCCGTCCGATACCGTGATTTTGTAGCGGCACACATTGCACTGCGCCGTATCGCTTTCGTATCCCACGAATTGCGTTCCCTGCACCTGGCGCAGGGTCACCCAGCCTTCGGCGGTGAGCCCCGATTCGTCGCCTTTCTTGGCAGCATCACGTGCGCGCTCGCGCTGCTTGCCCATTTCTTTTTCAAAGCCTTTTTCGTCGACGGCGTAGCCTTTTTCCTCGGCCATGAGCCGCGTGAGGTCCATGGGAAAACCGTAGGTGTCGTACAGCATGAACACGTCGCCGCCGGGGACGGTTTTCGCTTTTGATTTGTCAAGCCCCGCCAGGATCTGCCCGAACTTTTCGATGCCCTGCTCGAGCGTGGCGCCGAAACGCTCCTCTTCCGAGCGGATGACGTCGGAAACGTAGCCGGTGCGTTGCTTGATTTCGGGGAATGCGTCGCCCATCATGTTCACCACGACCGGAACGAGCGAGAACAGAAACGGTTCATGAAACCGGAGTTCGCGTCCGAAGCGGCTGGCGCGCCGCAGCAGCCGGCGCAGCACGTAGCCGCGGCCCTCGTTCGACGGCACGCCGCCGTCGGTTATGGCGAACACCAGCGCGCGGATGTGGTCTGCGATGACGCGGAACGGCGTGCCGGACGCGTCGGCGGAATACGGCTTGCCGCTCTTTTTCGCGAGCTCGGCGATGATGGGCAAGAAGAGGTCGGTGCCGTAGTTGGAGGTGGTGTTCTGGAGAATCGAAACCACCCGTTCGAGGCCCATGCCCGTGTCGACATGCTTGCTCGGCAGTTCGGAAAGCTTTCCGTCCTTGCCGCGGTTGTATTGGATGAACACGAGGTTCCAGATTTCGCGGAACCTGTCGTTGGCGCCGTTGACGCCCCTTACGGGATCGTTGAACACCTGCTTGCGGTCCTTTGCGTCGCCGATGTCGTAATGGATTTCCGAGCACGGGCCGCACGGCCCGGTATCGCCCATTTCCCAGAAGTTGGATTTTTCGCCGAAACGCATGATGCGCCAGTGCTCGATGTCGGTTTCGGATTTCCACAGTTTTTCCGCCTCGTCGTCGGACTCAAACACCGTGACGAACAGCCGGTCCTTATGCAGTTTCCATACTTCGGTGAGCAGCTCCCACGCCCAGGAAATCGCCTCTTTCTTGTAATAGTTGCCGAACGACCAGTTGCCGAGCATTTCGAAAAATGTGTGATGGTAATGGTCGCGTCCCACTTCCTCGAGGTCGTTGTGCTTTCCGGACACACGCATGCATTTCTGCGAGTTTGCCACGCGCGTGTAGCCCTGCCGGTTCTCGCCGAGGAATATCGCCTTGAACTGGTTCATTCCCGCGTTGGTGAATAATAAAGTAGGATCGTCCTGCGGGATGACCGGTGCACTAGGAACGAATAAGTGGCCTTTACTTTTGAAAAAGTCTATGAATTCCTGCCGTATTTGATTCCCTGATTTGGTCATGGCTGTTGTAATTTCCTTTTTTATCGATTTAGAATGAGCGTTACCCGCTTCGCGGGGTCGGCCCTCCCTCCGGTCTCGCCTTCGGCTCGGGCCGCCACGGCCGTATGCCGCTCCGCGGCGGGTCCGGGCGGCACCGCTCTCCGGCGCGGCCTCCGGTCGTTCCTAACGCGGCGGCGAATGTCTAATTAGTCAACATACTTTTGCGGCGCCTAACGACCACTTTATTACATCCTCAAAAGGATACCATAATCAACTGCCGCTCGCGGGTGCGCCCAGCGAATGTATGGAGCTTGCAGATGCCGGTACCGGCCGCACCCAGGAGAGGGGGGTGCCGAGGACCCCGCAGCCCCGCTTGGGGCGAGGAGGCCGAGGCCGGGGGAGACGACCCTTGGAAGTACCCGAAGGGGTATACTTCTCCCCCGAAATGATTTATTATTTTTCTTCTTTCTCTTCCTTTTTTTCTCCTTCATCTCCCGCCGGCTTTTTCCCCAGTGTTTTTAACTTTTCCCGCAGCTCCTTTTCGATCTTCGCCATGATGTCTTTATTTTCCTCGAGAAAATCACGCGACTTGTCGCGTCCTTGTCCCAGCCGCTCGCCGTTGTACGAGAGCCAGGTGCCGCTTTTCTCGATGATGTTGTTCGCGGTGGCGAGGTCGATGACGTCGCCGGCGAAAGAGATTCCCTTTCCGTAAAGGATGTCGAACTCGGCGTCCCTGAACGGCGGGGCCACCTTGTTCTTCACCACCCGCACCTTGGTGCGGTTGCCAATCACGTTGTCGCCGTCCTTTATGGCGGCGATGCGGCGGATGTCGAGGCGCAGCGACGAATAAAACTTGAGCGCGTTGCCGCCGGTGGTGGTTTCCGGGTTGCCGAACATGACGCCGATTTTCATGCGCAGCTGGTTGATGAAAATGAGGCAGGTCTTGGATTTCGAGAGGATGGCGGTGAGCTTGCGCAGCGCCTGCGACATGAGCCGCGCCTGGAGGCCCATGTGCGAGTCGCCCATGTCGCCCTCGATTTCGGCCGCGGGCACGAGCGCGGCCACACTGTCGACCACGATGATGTCAACCGCGCCGCTCCTGATGAGCGTGTCCGCGATTTCGAGCGCTTGCTCGCCGGTGTCGGGCTGCGACACGAGCAGGTTGTCGATGTCGACGCCCAGGTTTTTCGCGTACAACGCGTCGAAGGCGTATTCGGCATCGATAAGCACGGCGATGCCGCCCGCCTTTTGCACATTCGCGATCGCGTGCAGGGCGAGTGTGGTTTTTCCCGACGATTCCGGCCCGAAGATTTCCACGATGCGTCCCTTGGGAAGGCCGCCCACGCCGAGCGCCATGTCGAGCGAGATGGATCCGGTGGGGATCACCGGGACGTCGATTTCGAGTGTTGCCGAGCCCAGGCGCATGATGGCGCCCTTGCCGTGCTGCTTTTCGATCTGGTCCACGGCGTGCTCAACCGCCGCGACCTTGTTTTTAAATTCCTGGTCTGTTTCGGTTTTTTTTGCCATACGGTCTCCTGGTTATGAAAAAATGGCGCTGCAGCGCCTGCGCGGCAGCGATGTGGCCGAAGATACAGTAAGTGAAAATACGAAATCGCACCGCCGGCGGAAAAAAGATTTGTTAATAATTTTGGCGGCAGCCTGAAAAGTTAGTTGACAAAAAGATATTATATTTTCAAAACGACTGCGCTCCTACAGTCACGGAAGATAGATCATGGTTTTTAAAACCCGTATAATATAGTAGAAATGGGGGTGAGACACCACAACAACTGGAAGAATATCCCAACCGCCATAAAATCAATAAGATACTATTAATATGCTTGTTTCATTTCCGGCGGTTGAGGTTGCACCACCACAGGGGAAATTTTTTATGATGTTTTTCGATTTGCATAACAATATACCAATCAATCAAATAACCTTTTTGGCTTATGCTTTGATGTTTTTGTAAGGGGAAAGTGGAATAAGGTATATTTTTAAAAGGCGGTTTTTATGAAAATACGCGGGATTTTTATTGCGGCATTGATCGTGGCATGCGGCATTACCGCTGGTAATGCCCAGACGCCGGCAGAACCCGGCACATGCCAGAGCGGGTTTGCTGATTCGAAAACGGTCATTCAGACAAATTACAACGAAATGTACCAGGCACTGCCGCAGGACCTCAAGGACCGGATACTCGGCGCTGCAATAACCATTGAGAATTTAAGAATGAAGACCCCTGCGGATTTGCAGAATTATGTCACCACGGAGCGCGCTAAGGCAGAAGATTTCATAAAAACCACCATATCCCAGATGGCGGTTTCGGACATGCTCAAGGCCCAGGTCGATGACGCACGCAAGGATGTGAACGTGCAGATAAACGACAGAATGAATGAGCTGAAAGCAAGAAGGGCCGCGCACCGATAGGACGGAGAGAAAAACGCGACGTATTCAATACTGCAAAAAAGAGTGAGATATTGACAGCAGGGGAGCGTTTTCCCCTGTTGTTTTTCAGCACGATCCTGCCGCTTCAAGCAAGACAATGGGGAAGGAAAAAACCGTGAGGATGAACATTCGCGCCATTGCCTTGGTCCTGTGCGTCATATCCTTCGGCACCATCTGTCCCGCGGATACGCTTTCGGTTTCCGGGGTGGTTACCTGGGAGGGCAGTTTTGTGGTGATCAGAAACGCCCTTGTCGTCGTCACCATGGGCAGCGCGGCCGGCATTGACAAAATAGATTCGGTGCGCACCGATGCGCTGGGCGGATACAGCATCGTCACCACATCGGTTTCGCCGACCGTCCAGATTTCCGTCACGGCCGCCGGTTTTCAGCCCGCGGAAAATAGTATTGCAGTGGCGGAACCGGACAACGGCGTCACGGATAGGGTTACCGAGAATTTCGCCCTGCGGCCCGCGAGCGCCGGCGATACCGCCAGGATAACCGGGGTCGTTGCGGACGCCGGAACGCGTCTCCCGCTTTCCGGCGCGTCAATCATCGCCCGGGGATATGCGGGGGTGGGCGGTGCCGCCGTCAACGATACGGTACAAAGCGGCGCGACCGGGGAATTTTTCATGCTGCAGCCCGACAAAAACCGGTATTATCCCTCGCTTCTTGTCGAGAAAGACGGATACCGCTCCCTGCTGTGGCCGCTTCCCACCGGTTATACCACCATCCGTCTCGATACGCTGTTTCTTGTCAAACTCACCGCGAGCGACAGCATAACCTATTCGGTGAGCGGATCGGTGGTCGACACGCTCGGAACGGGGATTCGCGGCGCGACCGTGATCGTGCGGGTAAGCAACGGACAAAACCTGCTCTTCACGGTGAGAGATACGACGACGCAGTGGGGCGGATATTACTCCGTGCAGAGCAGGCAGCCCTACACGCCGGGCGCGATCACCGTCGAACTGCTCGTTGATAAACCGGGATACTTTTCCAAGGACACGACCCAAACCCTGCCGTCCTCTACGCCGGATGCGCTGATCAACGTGACATTGTGGCCCACCGCTGCGTCCGTACTGCCGCAGGCCCGGATGGTGCGACGCGAAACTGCGCTGCCCCCCGCCTGTTACACGGTTGACGGCCGGTATTTGGGCACCTATTCGCTTCTTAGTAATCGAGATTTTATCAACAAAGTTATTGTGATCAGGAAAAATGGTGTTTCTGCGCGGACGTCCGTGCAGTTGCGGTAGCGATACTCCCTCTTTGCCGGGAATGGTGTTTGTCAAGGCCGGAATAATCTTTAGGTTTTCCGGCCTTGTTCTTTGGCCGACAGAAAATCATAAAGCCTGCGGTATTCCTCGGGATGCGGGGAGAAATCAGGGCCGGGCGATGCGGCTATCCGGCGAAGGACGTTTATGGGAAAATACCGCACGCCTGTGACCTCGCTGCGCTGCAGGGAAAGCCCGGAAACAGGGATGCCTTGGCGCAAGAGAAATACGTCGCTTATTTCATTGTCGATGAACTTCCCCTCGTGCTGCACCGATGAAGTTGCAATGGTGAACAGAAGGCGAAGCTCTTGAGCTGCGGCGCGGATCCCGAGCTCCTCACATAATTCTTTTTCCGCGGTTCTGATCGGAGAATCCCCGGACGAGACATGCCCGGCGCTTGACACGTCCCATGTCCCGGGAAACGATTCTCTGTTTAGGGAGCGCTTCTGAAAAAGCAGTTCGCTTTTTTTATTGACAATCCAGACATGCACGGTACGGTGCCGGTCGCCGTCGCGATGGACCGCGTCCCGCGGCTTTGCCCTGCCGAGAGGGGTTCCCGAGGGATCAACAACGTCGAGGAGTTCCGGCATGGCTATTGGCAGGGCCTGTTCGACATGACGATGCAGACCGGAGCGTCGCCGGCGCCGGCATACGGCAGGCCGATTGACGCCGCGGGATACCGCACATTGTTGAGGAGGATGGTGCTGTCCTTGACATCGGAAATGGACTCGACCTTTTCCATG is a window of Chitinivibrionales bacterium DNA encoding:
- the alaS gene encoding alanine--tRNA ligase, producing MTKSGNQIRQEFIDFFKSKGHLFVPSAPVIPQDDPTLLFTNAGMNQFKAIFLGENRQGYTRVANSQKCMRVSGKHNDLEEVGRDHYHHTFFEMLGNWSFGNYYKKEAISWAWELLTEVWKLHKDRLFVTVFESDDEAEKLWKSETDIEHWRIMRFGEKSNFWEMGDTGPCGPCSEIHYDIGDAKDRKQVFNDPVRGVNGANDRFREIWNLVFIQYNRGKDGKLSELPSKHVDTGMGLERVVSILQNTTSNYGTDLFLPIIAELAKKSGKPYSADASGTPFRVIADHIRALVFAITDGGVPSNEGRGYVLRRLLRRASRFGRELRFHEPFLFSLVPVVVNMMGDAFPEIKQRTGYVSDVIRSEEERFGATLEQGIEKFGQILAGLDKSKAKTVPGGDVFMLYDTYGFPMDLTRLMAEEKGYAVDEKGFEKEMGKQRERARDAAKKGDESGLTAEGWVTLRQVQGTQFVGYESDTAQCNVCRYKITVSDGPRIRECLLILDKTPFYAESGGQVGDAGVLTTARGTVLRVSDTIKWNDMTVHIAASGESFGADELKEPVRAEILSTDRRHTRRNHSATHLLQAALRKVLGTHVQQSGSRVAPESLRFDFTHHKALTPDELRKVEDMVNEWVLADFPVATAVKSTDEAKKEGAMALFGEKYGETVRVVSMGGVSKELCGGTHVSSTGTIGLFHITAEMSIAAGVRRIEAITGMNSVKYLSLKESTVSELCRMLKVNEDALVNRVEGLGGRIKELEQKMAGLSQGQVKGRADAIIAEAQAKKAICSWTMKDLGATDKETFSSLCDAISDAIKSRNLGGLAVILGASIEGRVLFFATAGQKAVKDCGVHCGELVKAAAQIAGGSGGGSPTRAQAGGKNPEKLGEALAAVREILEKKAGQHV
- a CDS encoding geranylgeranylglyceryl/heptaprenylglyceryl phosphate synthase; this encodes MKSNTVFEAIRKKASAKAPAYWVLLDPDDFSPKDGAAIAKAAQTAGADALLVGGSLLHTNRFDAFVASVKKGVKIPVILFPGDATQLSGHADALLYLSLISGRNPVNLISEHVKAAPTIKQLGIEPISTAYMLVESGTVTSVEFMSNTRPLPRNKPAIAAAHALAAQYMGMKLIYLEAGSGALHPVPDEMISLVSSVVDIPVIVGGGIRDARTAKEKIRAGADIIVTGNLLQAKGGIAAMKEIAAAIKNI
- a CDS encoding NUDIX domain-containing protein codes for the protein MPELLDVVDPSGTPLGRAKPRDAVHRDGDRHRTVHVWIVNKKSELLFQKRSLNRESFPGTWDVSSAGHVSSGDSPIRTAEKELCEELGIRAAAQELRLLFTIATSSVQHEGKFIDNEISDVFLLRQGIPVSGLSLQRSEVTGVRYFPINVLRRIAASPGPDFSPHPEEYRRLYDFLSAKEQGRKT
- the recA gene encoding recombinase RecA, which codes for MAKKTETDQEFKNKVAAVEHAVDQIEKQHGKGAIMRLGSATLEIDVPVIPTGSISLDMALGVGGLPKGRIVEIFGPESSGKTTLALHAIANVQKAGGIAVLIDAEYAFDALYAKNLGVDIDNLLVSQPDTGEQALEIADTLIRSGAVDIIVVDSVAALVPAAEIEGDMGDSHMGLQARLMSQALRKLTAILSKSKTCLIFINQLRMKIGVMFGNPETTTGGNALKFYSSLRLDIRRIAAIKDGDNVIGNRTKVRVVKNKVAPPFRDAEFDILYGKGISFAGDVIDLATANNIIEKSGTWLSYNGERLGQGRDKSRDFLEENKDIMAKIEKELREKLKTLGKKPAGDEGEKKEEKEEK
- a CDS encoding Ppx/GppA phosphatase family protein, translated to MFSIAVIDIGTTSIRMTVAIVEPDGAARPLEFLQQAVSLGKDTFTKGYIERGTIEECVHCLKNFRRVLLEYGITREDRVRAVATTAVREAQNRDAFIDRVYIATGLRIETLDDMDVARLTYLSARSLLKRDPMLSRGQIVICEMGGGSIEMLLMAKGNIVATHSFRPGALRLREVLEKFHAPLARQRTLMENEIRRAIAQILHSVPPAAIKTMIALGGDMRIAANRLIPDYNPLVPTRVLLGALEKFTEETLSLSVNDCVRKYKIPFPDAETLSPALLFYCMLGRAFSLKSLVVSDISMRHGILLEMAKAEPSGDDFARQIIRSAWEVAKKYGVEESHARHVVSLSAALFASLKEEHLLGPWYGLLLSVAGILHDAGVFISARSHHKHSMYLIQNSELFGLSRRDILLVALIARYHRRAAPKPEHREYADLDREGRLAVAKLAAILRVADALDRSHSQRIAGIECRREKDRFVIAVPNADDLTLEQLALQNKGDMFEDVYGMSVAVEKKPDKSS